Proteins encoded together in one Aeromonas encheleia window:
- a CDS encoding HlyD family secretion protein yields MSHPPIKKKMSQGKPLLLPLALVLLVIWLGWRFWLAYQPEPVRLQGQIEAQQYSVSSKVAGRIDEVLVKKGDQLAKGQLAFTLASPEIEAKLSQAKAGQAAAGAMAQEAEKGARAQQIAAAKDQWQQARTAAQLHGKTYERIANLHREGVMPLQKRDEAWTAWQAAKYSEGMAWQQYQMTLEGAREETKVAAREQAKMAAGSVAEVEAYLADTRIATPHAGEVAQVLLRSGELAPQGFPVVTLLDMEDAWAQFHVREDLLPRFQVGTEFDASLPGLGAQTVRFKVTHVAMMGDFATWRATDTRQGFDMRSFQVEARPLQPVEGLRVGMSVLVEL; encoded by the coding sequence ATGAGTCATCCCCCCATCAAGAAGAAGATGAGCCAGGGCAAGCCGCTGTTGTTGCCGCTGGCCCTGGTGCTGCTGGTCATCTGGCTGGGCTGGCGTTTCTGGCTGGCCTATCAGCCGGAGCCGGTGCGCTTGCAGGGCCAGATCGAGGCGCAGCAGTATTCGGTCTCCTCCAAGGTGGCGGGGCGCATCGACGAGGTGCTGGTGAAGAAGGGAGATCAGCTGGCCAAGGGTCAGCTGGCATTCACCCTGGCCAGCCCCGAGATCGAGGCCAAGCTGAGCCAGGCCAAGGCCGGACAGGCGGCGGCCGGCGCCATGGCGCAGGAGGCGGAGAAGGGGGCGCGGGCCCAGCAGATCGCGGCGGCCAAGGATCAGTGGCAGCAGGCCAGGACGGCGGCCCAGCTTCATGGCAAGACCTATGAGCGGATCGCCAACCTGCACCGGGAAGGGGTGATGCCGCTGCAGAAACGGGACGAGGCCTGGACCGCCTGGCAGGCGGCCAAATACAGCGAAGGCATGGCCTGGCAGCAGTATCAGATGACCCTGGAAGGGGCGCGGGAGGAGACCAAGGTCGCGGCCCGCGAGCAGGCCAAGATGGCGGCCGGCTCGGTGGCCGAGGTGGAGGCCTATCTGGCCGACACCCGCATCGCCACCCCCCATGCCGGCGAGGTCGCGCAGGTGTTGCTGCGCAGTGGCGAGCTGGCACCGCAGGGCTTCCCCGTGGTGACCCTGCTCGACATGGAGGATGCCTGGGCCCAGTTCCACGTGCGCGAGGATCTGCTGCCCCGCTTCCAGGTCGGCACCGAGTTCGATGCCAGCCTACCCGGGTTGGGGGCGCAGACTGTGCGCTTCAAGGTCACCCACGTGGCGATGATGGGGGACTTCGCCACCTGGCGTGCCACCGACACCCGCCAGGGCTTCGACATGAGGAGCTTCCAGGTGGAGGCGCGCCCCTTGCAACCGGTTGAAGGGTTGCGGGTCGGCATGAGCGTGCTGGTCGAACTCTGA
- a CDS encoding ABC transporter permease: MRREWRLLWQDPFSRALISWIPLLLIGLLCWIFSAGLARDLKVGLVDLDRSALSRQLAFSLDGSAGLRLSDQFDSIDEGARALRGGDVYALVVIPAHLERDAREGTQPKVTVFNNGQFILIAKLVNAALAQVVGTLNGQVGVLAAMADGKALPGALGQSVPIASQVTALYNINSSYAQFLLSALLPAVWQILVVLYGINALARADRLGLDWTTQGVWFGLWRTLLPHVLIGWVWGLAWSLLLFRALGYPMQGSWLVLTLGLGLASAACVSMGAFFYGVIRDPARALSLAGAYTAPGFAFMGVTFPVSAMGDFAQFWRSLLPISHYVELQVGQANYGLPLDAALPQFGALLLFLLPLLLVVRRYQPQAQAARQLAAKEPEL, translated from the coding sequence ATGCGGCGCGAATGGCGGCTGCTGTGGCAGGATCCCTTCAGCCGGGCCCTGATAAGCTGGATCCCGCTGCTGCTGATCGGGCTGCTGTGCTGGATTTTCTCGGCCGGGCTGGCGCGGGATCTCAAGGTGGGTCTGGTGGATCTGGATCGCAGCGCGCTCTCCCGTCAGCTGGCATTCTCGCTGGATGGCTCCGCCGGTCTGCGCCTGAGCGATCAGTTTGACTCCATCGACGAGGGGGCCAGGGCGCTGCGCGGCGGCGACGTCTATGCCCTGGTGGTGATCCCCGCCCATCTGGAGCGGGATGCGCGGGAGGGCACCCAGCCCAAGGTGACCGTGTTCAACAACGGCCAGTTCATCCTGATCGCCAAGCTGGTCAACGCGGCGCTGGCCCAGGTGGTCGGCACCCTCAACGGCCAGGTCGGCGTGCTGGCGGCTATGGCCGATGGCAAGGCGCTGCCCGGCGCCCTGGGGCAGTCCGTCCCCATCGCCAGCCAGGTCACGGCGCTCTACAACATCAACTCCAGCTACGCCCAGTTTCTGTTGAGTGCCCTGCTGCCGGCGGTGTGGCAGATCTTGGTGGTGCTCTATGGCATCAACGCCCTGGCCCGGGCCGATCGACTCGGCCTGGACTGGACCACGCAAGGGGTCTGGTTCGGCCTCTGGCGCACTCTGTTGCCTCATGTACTCATCGGGTGGGTCTGGGGGCTGGCGTGGAGCCTGCTGCTGTTCAGGGCGCTTGGCTATCCCATGCAGGGGAGCTGGCTGGTGTTAACGCTGGGTCTGGGGCTGGCCTCGGCCGCCTGCGTCAGCATGGGGGCCTTCTTCTATGGCGTCATCCGGGATCCGGCCCGCGCCCTGTCGCTGGCGGGCGCCTACACGGCCCCCGGCTTCGCCTTCATGGGGGTGACCTTCCCGGTCAGCGCCATGGGGGACTTCGCCCAGTTCTGGCGCAGCCTGCTGCCCATCTCCCACTATGTGGAGCTGCAGGTCGGGCAGGCGAACTACGGCCTGCCGCTCGATGCGGCCCTGCCCCAGTTCGGGGCCCTGCTGTTGTTCCTGCTGCCGCTGTTACTGGTGGTACGGCGCTATCAACCGCAGGCCCAGGCCGCCCGCCAGCTGGCCGCTAAGGAGCCGGAACTATGA
- a CDS encoding ABC transporter permease: MMGFWDLVRLELRTLLADRAIMLTLFGGVFFYSFLYPQPYLHQLPREEAVVVVNDDGSQLSRQLEFMADATPQVKLVARVGSLEEARQWLLTGKASGILHIPRHFYRDLMLGKSVTLSYAGDASYFLVYGTIAEGLAQAGGTLAAGIKVARLLSQGEALLQAAMGWNAVGLNVLPVFNPSMGYVNYVVPAVFVLILHQVLLMGASILGATQNQRSARGESGYWQKVPVLPLLLARTLVLGGLFVLPVSYFFGFCFDYYGIARTAEPAELWLFILPFLLATTLLGIVLGALFTRRDLPTQVVLVSSLPLVFLAGFIWPLELIPTPLNWLAQWAPSTPAIEGLLRLNQMGADFTQVAPYWWQLWGLTLLNALLACWLLAWRQRQTAETKMKTVS; this comes from the coding sequence ATGATGGGTTTCTGGGATCTGGTGCGTCTCGAGCTGCGTACCCTGCTGGCGGACCGCGCCATCATGCTGACCCTGTTTGGCGGCGTGTTCTTCTACTCCTTCCTCTATCCGCAGCCCTATCTGCACCAGTTGCCCCGGGAAGAGGCGGTGGTGGTGGTCAACGATGATGGCAGTCAGCTCTCCCGTCAGCTGGAGTTCATGGCCGATGCAACGCCCCAGGTGAAACTGGTGGCGCGGGTCGGCAGCCTGGAGGAGGCCCGTCAGTGGCTGTTGACCGGCAAGGCGAGCGGGATCCTGCACATTCCTCGCCATTTCTACCGGGATCTGATGCTGGGCAAGAGCGTGACCCTGAGCTATGCCGGCGATGCCTCCTATTTCCTGGTCTATGGCACCATCGCCGAAGGGCTGGCCCAGGCGGGGGGCACCCTGGCGGCCGGGATCAAGGTGGCGCGTCTGCTCAGCCAGGGCGAGGCGCTGCTACAGGCGGCCATGGGGTGGAATGCGGTGGGGCTCAACGTGCTGCCGGTCTTCAACCCCAGCATGGGTTATGTGAACTACGTGGTGCCGGCGGTGTTCGTGCTGATCCTGCACCAGGTGCTGCTGATGGGGGCCAGCATCCTGGGGGCGACCCAGAACCAGCGCAGCGCGCGCGGGGAGTCCGGTTACTGGCAGAAGGTGCCGGTGCTGCCTCTGCTGCTGGCCCGCACCCTGGTGCTGGGGGGGCTGTTCGTGCTGCCCGTTAGCTACTTCTTCGGCTTCTGTTTCGACTATTACGGCATAGCCCGCACCGCCGAGCCGGCCGAGCTGTGGCTGTTCATCCTGCCCTTCCTGCTGGCGACCACCTTGCTGGGCATAGTGCTGGGGGCGCTGTTTACCCGCCGTGACTTGCCGACCCAGGTGGTGCTGGTCTCATCACTGCCGCTGGTTTTCCTCGCCGGCTTCATCTGGCCGCTGGAGCTGATCCCGACGCCGCTCAACTGGCTGGCCCAGTGGGCGCCGAGCACGCCGGCCATCGAGGGACTGCTGCGCCTGAACCAGATGGGGGCCGATTTTACTCAAGTGGCCCCTTACTGGTGGCAACTGTGGGGCCTGACGCTGCTCAACGCTCTGCTCGCTTGTTGGTTGCTGGCGTGGCGCCAGCGACAGACCGCCGAGACCAAGATGAAAACGGTCAGCTGA
- a CDS encoding NAD(P)-dependent oxidoreductase, with translation MPTTLIFGASRGLGRAFTDQALRQGHRVLALVRNPEAAAELRALGVEVLEGDALDPAAVTRACILAGNEAQVVSTLGSFRQPQPVDYQGNRHVIDGMEQAGLERLLLVTSLGCGDSWQYLPERARTAFGHEVRLKSLAESWLQSSTLAWTILRPAGLQDGEATGQAVLSQGKEVHGLVRRQDVAIQGLRLLTDEQTLGQIYAIGDPDLQRS, from the coding sequence ATGCCAACCACACTCATCTTCGGAGCCAGCCGCGGGCTGGGCCGCGCCTTCACCGATCAGGCCCTGCGCCAGGGGCACAGGGTCCTGGCCCTGGTCCGCAACCCGGAGGCGGCGGCCGAGCTGCGCGCGCTCGGGGTCGAGGTCCTCGAGGGGGATGCCCTGGATCCGGCTGCCGTCACTCGCGCCTGCATCCTGGCAGGCAACGAAGCGCAAGTGGTCTCCACCCTCGGCAGCTTTCGCCAGCCGCAGCCGGTGGACTATCAGGGCAACCGCCATGTGATAGACGGAATGGAGCAGGCCGGGCTCGAGCGCCTGCTGCTGGTGACCTCGCTCGGTTGCGGCGACAGCTGGCAATATCTGCCAGAGCGGGCCAGAACGGCCTTCGGTCACGAGGTGCGCTTGAAGAGCCTGGCCGAGAGCTGGTTGCAGAGCAGCACGCTGGCCTGGACCATCTTGCGGCCGGCGGGACTACAGGATGGCGAGGCCACCGGCCAGGCCGTGCTGAGTCAGGGGAAAGAGGTACACGGTCTGGTCAGACGCCAGGATGTGGCCATTCAGGGTTTGCGACTGCTCACTGACGAGCAGACTCTCGGCCAGATCTACGCCATCGGCGACCCCGACCTGCAGCGCAGCTGA
- a CDS encoding DnaA ATPase domain-containing protein has translation MTDPHDPLRQELEEIEAKRQRIAKAKAKQDLRIHDPELSQHVGGLLERIRRLQAQTGGSQYDYETLRKEYDAKANAEVRELQKTARQERIQKLIAQADLNPDWIFDKMDATDPALQYPMETARYFISGFEHWEKSGGGCMLIYGDYGTGKSTLAGAVAHELIALHQKSVIFQQWASVVDRLFFNVIQDQEERNQYRRALEEVDLLIIDEVAANRTKMAESQSSFLGHLLRRRRNLSKSVIIITNHSPQSLHQAIGDFSFEAIKAFNPVDIHLSGPSRRPSIGHYNG, from the coding sequence ATGACTGACCCGCACGATCCCCTGCGCCAGGAGCTGGAGGAGATCGAGGCCAAGCGCCAGAGGATCGCCAAAGCGAAAGCCAAACAGGACCTCCGTATCCACGATCCCGAGCTGAGCCAGCACGTGGGCGGCCTGCTCGAGCGCATTCGCCGCCTGCAGGCCCAGACCGGCGGCAGCCAGTACGACTACGAGACCCTGCGCAAGGAGTATGACGCCAAGGCCAACGCCGAGGTGCGCGAGCTGCAGAAGACGGCCCGCCAGGAGCGGATCCAGAAGCTGATCGCCCAGGCCGACCTCAACCCGGACTGGATATTCGACAAGATGGACGCCACCGATCCGGCGCTGCAATACCCCATGGAGACGGCCCGCTACTTCATCAGCGGCTTCGAGCACTGGGAGAAGAGCGGCGGCGGCTGCATGCTCATCTACGGCGACTATGGCACCGGCAAGTCCACCCTGGCGGGCGCCGTGGCCCATGAGCTGATCGCCCTGCATCAGAAATCGGTGATCTTCCAGCAGTGGGCCTCAGTGGTGGACCGGCTGTTCTTCAACGTGATCCAGGATCAGGAGGAGCGCAATCAGTACCGCCGCGCGCTGGAAGAGGTGGATCTGCTGATCATCGACGAGGTGGCCGCCAACCGCACCAAGATGGCGGAGAGCCAGTCCAGCTTCCTCGGCCACCTGTTGCGCCGTCGTCGCAACCTCTCCAAGAGCGTCATCATCATCACCAACCACAGCCCCCAAAGCCTGCACCAGGCCATCGGCGACTTCAGCTTCGAGGCGATCAAGGCGTTCAATCCGGTGGATATCCACCTGAGTGGCCCCAGCCGCCGCCCCAGCATAGGTCACTACAACGGCTGA
- a CDS encoding DnaT-like ssDNA-binding domain-containing protein produces MTPAEYSALAHPRLSHPARSLYTLQLRRLVLENQLARLNYPELGRALAVVDPTDPSGFCFQVNARQLTELLDELMEAGLLQVEAQPDSEHYHQSPFQLPLLSQRVRSPLPERPFQMHLQWRPDEELPALARLCGVIDASYNEEDLGEFIAYWLGRPEVFDSQHQWMLRFIRALKSRRYARRQPMVVAGYQQVTPAPAESGPSKRAQEMIEEAKRLAQTQEPDND; encoded by the coding sequence ATGACTCCAGCCGAATACAGCGCCCTCGCCCATCCCAGATTGTCCCACCCGGCCCGCAGCCTCTACACCCTGCAGCTGCGCAGATTGGTGCTGGAAAATCAGCTGGCCAGGCTCAACTACCCCGAGCTGGGGCGGGCGCTGGCGGTGGTGGATCCCACCGATCCCAGCGGCTTCTGTTTTCAGGTCAATGCCCGCCAGCTGACCGAGCTGCTCGACGAGTTGATGGAGGCAGGACTGTTGCAGGTCGAGGCCCAGCCCGACAGTGAGCACTACCATCAGAGCCCGTTCCAGCTGCCGTTACTGAGCCAGCGGGTGCGCAGCCCGCTGCCGGAGCGCCCCTTCCAGATGCACCTGCAGTGGCGACCGGATGAGGAGCTGCCCGCCCTCGCCCGCCTGTGCGGGGTGATCGACGCCAGCTACAACGAAGAGGATCTGGGGGAATTCATCGCCTACTGGCTGGGGCGCCCCGAGGTGTTCGACTCCCAGCATCAGTGGATGCTCAGGTTTATCCGAGCCCTCAAGAGCCGCCGCTACGCCCGTCGTCAGCCGATGGTGGTGGCGGGCTATCAACAGGTCACGCCTGCCCCCGCCGAGTCTGGCCCGAGCAAGCGGGCACAGGAGATGATCGAAGAGGCCAAGCGCCTGGCCCAGACCCAGGAGCCGGATAATGATTGA
- a CDS encoding response regulator produces the protein MSEAGLRILVVEDEAVFRHSLVTYLEHDGACVFQAEDGIEGLSAAALYHPDIVLCDLNMPNMDGHEVIACLTARYPDVPVIVISGQDKMESVERALRAGARDFFIKPVSDYSQIRRSIDQCLTGSLHQSQQLELMDHIDFFRAHDRASSRLLAWLTPPGLQEWGPWQVTFAGMGNLFIPDTFKLDDKLLVLVMELPLLGMDAAFCGALVRSLMNGPYRQFQQQESLLLTQPHRLLDYLNLQLLESGLRHSFAMAALLFDQEDGLVFANAGLTSPHWLMRSGGLPLGLMRSTRYALHRRSWHEPFELQFRSDSGSALKMQVRHH, from the coding sequence ATGTCAGAAGCCGGACTACGGATCTTGGTGGTAGAGGATGAGGCGGTTTTTCGCCATTCGCTGGTCACTTATCTCGAGCATGATGGGGCCTGTGTCTTTCAGGCCGAAGACGGGATCGAAGGCCTCTCCGCCGCCGCGTTATATCACCCCGATATCGTATTATGTGACCTGAACATGCCCAACATGGATGGGCATGAGGTGATCGCCTGCCTGACCGCCCGCTATCCGGACGTGCCCGTCATCGTCATCTCGGGCCAGGACAAGATGGAATCGGTCGAGCGTGCGCTGCGGGCGGGCGCCAGGGATTTCTTCATCAAGCCGGTGTCCGATTACAGCCAGATCCGGCGCAGCATCGATCAATGCCTGACGGGAAGCCTGCACCAGAGCCAGCAGCTGGAGCTGATGGATCACATCGATTTTTTCCGGGCTCACGACAGGGCCTCCAGCCGGTTGCTGGCCTGGCTGACACCGCCGGGTTTGCAGGAGTGGGGCCCCTGGCAGGTGACCTTCGCCGGCATGGGCAACCTCTTCATTCCCGACACCTTCAAGCTGGATGACAAGTTGCTGGTGCTGGTGATGGAGCTGCCGCTGCTCGGGATGGATGCCGCCTTCTGCGGCGCCCTGGTGCGCTCCTTGATGAATGGGCCCTATCGCCAGTTCCAGCAGCAGGAGAGCCTGCTGCTGACCCAGCCGCACCGTCTGCTCGACTACCTGAATCTGCAATTGCTCGAATCGGGCCTGCGTCACTCCTTCGCCATGGCGGCGCTGCTGTTCGATCAGGAAGATGGGCTGGTATTTGCCAATGCGGGCCTCACCTCGCCCCACTGGCTGATGCGCTCGGGAGGATTGCCGCTCGGACTGATGCGCAGCACCCGCTATGCGCTGCACAGGCGCAGCTGGCACGAGCCGTTCGAGCTGCAGTTTCGCAGCGATAGCGGCAGCGCCTTGAAGATGCAGGTTCGCCATCACTGA
- a CDS encoding peptide MFS transporter: MNNPSKGTFLGHPKGLFLLFSTELWERFSYYGMRAVLVLYLTDMTANGGMGWTQANALKLYGIYTGLVYITPIIGGWLADTFLGQRRAILFGAVLMAAGQFTLALPHAMFPDMVNTVFYAGLGLLILGNGLFKPNISTMVGDLYQAGDHRRDGAFTIFYMGINLGSLLAGVICGAAATAYGWQAAFVSAGIGMLLSLVVQATMAQRFLGDIGRVPAAQRAAEQRSKEQKAPLTKQEVDRIKVILVLGLFTIIFWAGFEQAGGLMNLYAQEYTDRMIGSFEVPTAWFQSLNPFFIITLAPIVAAIWIKLGSKEPNSPVKFAMGLLFLAVGFLFMIGAVLEQGGDQAVKTSMFWLVGAYLFHTLGELCLSPIGLSMVTKLAPLRLASLMMGAWFGFVALANYIAGFVGSFVGESGAIAIFGGIAIAAVISALILLTMANRLVYWMHGAEGPAKESDEQDKKLQSATV, translated from the coding sequence ATGAATAATCCGTCCAAAGGGACCTTTTTAGGTCACCCTAAAGGGCTTTTTTTGCTCTTTAGTACCGAACTGTGGGAGAGATTCTCCTATTACGGCATGCGTGCCGTGCTCGTCCTCTATCTGACTGACATGACGGCCAATGGCGGCATGGGCTGGACCCAGGCCAACGCCCTCAAGCTGTATGGCATCTATACCGGTCTGGTTTACATCACCCCGATCATCGGTGGCTGGTTGGCAGATACCTTCCTGGGTCAGCGTCGCGCTATCCTGTTTGGTGCCGTGCTGATGGCCGCCGGTCAGTTCACCCTGGCCCTGCCGCACGCCATGTTCCCCGACATGGTCAACACCGTCTTCTATGCGGGCCTTGGCTTGCTGATCCTGGGTAACGGCCTGTTCAAGCCGAACATCTCCACCATGGTGGGTGACCTCTATCAGGCAGGTGACCATCGCCGTGACGGTGCCTTCACCATCTTCTACATGGGCATCAACCTGGGTTCCCTGCTGGCCGGTGTGATCTGCGGCGCCGCCGCCACTGCCTATGGCTGGCAGGCTGCCTTCGTCAGCGCCGGTATCGGCATGCTGCTCTCCCTGGTAGTCCAGGCCACCATGGCTCAGCGTTTCCTGGGTGACATCGGCCGTGTGCCGGCCGCCCAACGCGCCGCCGAGCAACGCTCCAAGGAGCAGAAAGCGCCGCTGACCAAGCAGGAAGTGGATCGCATCAAGGTCATCCTGGTGCTGGGTCTGTTCACCATCATCTTCTGGGCTGGCTTCGAGCAGGCCGGTGGCCTGATGAACCTGTACGCGCAGGAATATACCGACCGCATGATCGGCAGCTTCGAAGTGCCGACCGCCTGGTTCCAGTCCCTGAACCCCTTCTTCATCATCACGCTCGCACCGATCGTCGCGGCCATCTGGATCAAGCTCGGCAGCAAAGAGCCGAACTCCCCGGTGAAGTTCGCCATGGGTCTGCTGTTCCTGGCCGTGGGCTTCCTGTTCATGATCGGTGCCGTGCTGGAGCAAGGTGGTGATCAGGCCGTCAAGACCTCCATGTTCTGGCTGGTCGGTGCCTATCTGTTCCACACCCTGGGTGAGCTCTGCCTCTCTCCGATCGGCCTCTCCATGGTGACCAAGCTGGCGCCGCTGCGTCTGGCCTCCCTGATGATGGGTGCCTGGTTCGGCTTCGTCGCCCTGGCCAACTACATCGCCGGCTTCGTCGGCTCCTTCGTCGGTGAGTCCGGTGCCATCGCCATCTTCGGTGGCATCGCCATCGCCGCCGTGATCAGCGCGCTGATCCTGTTGACCATGGCCAATCGCCTGGTCTACTGGATGCACGGTGCCGAGGGTCCGGCCAAAGAGTCCGACGAGCAAGACAAAAAACTGCAGTCTGCCACCGTCTAA
- the galU gene encoding UTP--glucose-1-phosphate uridylyltransferase GalU: MKKTPLVVRKAVLPVAGLGTRMLPATKAIPKEMLPVVDKPLIQYVVREAIAAGIKEIILVTHSSKNSIENHFDKSFELEATLEKRVKRQLLEEVQHICPKDVTIMHVRQGEAKGLGHAVLCARPLIGDQPFAVLLPDVLIDEVASDLKQDNLAEMVQLFGEGQISQIMVEAVPESEVDKYGIADIKGEALSAGMSLPMQAIVEKPPRDEAPSNLAVVGRYVLSANIWPLLEKTPAGAGDEIQLTDAIAMLMEHEQVNAYFMKGRSHDCGSKMGYMKANVEYAVRHSELNGEFTAWLKQFVKQL; the protein is encoded by the coding sequence ATGAAAAAGACACCGCTCGTTGTACGCAAGGCCGTTCTCCCCGTCGCCGGTCTGGGCACCCGCATGCTGCCGGCCACCAAGGCCATCCCTAAAGAGATGCTGCCGGTGGTCGACAAGCCGCTGATCCAGTATGTGGTGCGCGAGGCCATCGCCGCCGGCATCAAGGAGATCATCCTGGTGACTCACTCCAGCAAGAACTCCATCGAGAACCATTTCGACAAGAGCTTCGAGCTGGAAGCGACCCTGGAGAAACGGGTCAAGCGGCAACTGCTGGAGGAGGTACAGCACATCTGTCCCAAGGACGTCACCATCATGCACGTGCGTCAGGGTGAAGCCAAAGGGCTGGGCCATGCCGTGCTCTGCGCCCGTCCGCTGATCGGCGATCAGCCGTTTGCCGTGCTGCTGCCGGATGTGTTGATCGACGAGGTCGCCAGCGATCTCAAGCAGGACAACCTGGCGGAGATGGTGCAGTTGTTCGGAGAAGGACAAATCAGCCAGATCATGGTAGAGGCCGTGCCCGAGAGCGAAGTGGACAAGTATGGCATCGCCGACATCAAGGGCGAGGCACTGAGTGCCGGCATGTCACTGCCGATGCAGGCCATCGTCGAGAAGCCGCCGCGCGATGAGGCGCCCTCCAACCTCGCCGTGGTCGGCCGCTATGTGCTCTCCGCCAACATCTGGCCCTTGCTGGAGAAGACCCCCGCCGGTGCCGGCGACGAGATCCAGCTGACCGACGCCATCGCCATGCTGATGGAACACGAGCAGGTCAACGCCTACTTCATGAAGGGTCGCAGCCACGACTGCGGCAGCAAGATGGGTTATATGAAAGCCAACGTGGAATATGCAGTGCGCCACTCGGAACTGAATGGTGAATTTACTGCCTGGCTGAAGCAGTTCGTCAAACAGTTGTAA
- a CDS encoding ComEA family DNA-binding protein has protein sequence MNRKTLIAALLLSGLPLLSQPVLAADKPAAKPATTVTSAKEVGKINLNTASAAELAELKGIGEKKAQAIVDYREKQGKFTSVDQLAEVSGIGPATLDANRDMIIVK, from the coding sequence ATGAACAGAAAGACCCTGATCGCCGCCCTGTTGCTGAGCGGACTGCCCCTGCTGAGCCAGCCTGTGCTCGCCGCCGACAAGCCGGCGGCCAAGCCCGCCACGACCGTCACCAGCGCCAAGGAGGTTGGCAAGATCAACCTCAACACCGCCAGCGCAGCTGAACTCGCGGAGCTGAAAGGGATCGGCGAGAAGAAGGCCCAGGCCATCGTCGACTATCGCGAGAAGCAGGGCAAGTTCACCTCGGTGGATCAGCTGGCGGAGGTAAGCGGCATAGGGCCAGCCACCCTGGATGCGAATCGGGACATGATTATCGTCAAGTAA
- the cysQ gene encoding 3'(2'),5'-bisphosphate nucleotidase CysQ produces the protein MFLPVISELEPIARAAGEAIMAIYHQPFAVEYKADESPLTAADKGAHEVIVQALARLTPTIPVLSEESDAETMQARLGWSRYWLVDPLDGTKEFVSRNGEFTVNIALIEDGRPVWGLVYAPVPDRLWYGGRGLGAWRIDGGRTVAIKTCPHADGQAWRVVGSRNHLSQATLDYLARFGDIARGEIELVSMGSSLKFCIIAEGDAELYPRLAPTCEWDTGAAQAVLEGAGGSVTRLDGSVLEYNKPDILNPWFVARA, from the coding sequence ATGTTCTTACCCGTCATTTCCGAGCTGGAGCCCATCGCCCGCGCTGCCGGTGAGGCCATCATGGCCATCTACCATCAGCCCTTTGCGGTGGAGTACAAGGCCGACGAGAGCCCGCTCACCGCCGCCGACAAGGGGGCCCATGAGGTGATAGTGCAGGCGCTGGCCAGATTGACGCCGACTATCCCGGTGTTGTCCGAGGAGTCGGACGCCGAGACGATGCAGGCCCGGCTCGGCTGGTCCCGCTACTGGCTGGTGGATCCGCTGGATGGCACCAAGGAGTTTGTCTCCCGCAACGGTGAGTTCACGGTGAACATCGCGCTGATCGAGGATGGCAGGCCGGTCTGGGGCCTAGTCTATGCCCCCGTGCCCGACCGGCTCTGGTACGGCGGAAGGGGCCTGGGCGCCTGGCGCATCGACGGGGGGAGGACTGTGGCGATCAAGACCTGCCCCCATGCGGATGGACAAGCCTGGCGGGTGGTGGGCAGCCGCAACCACCTGTCCCAGGCGACCCTGGATTATCTGGCCCGCTTTGGTGACATAGCGCGAGGCGAGATAGAGCTGGTCTCCATGGGCAGTTCGCTCAAGTTCTGCATCATCGCCGAGGGGGACGCCGAGCTCTATCCGCGCCTCGCCCCCACCTGTGAATGGGATACCGGGGCGGCGCAGGCGGTGCTGGAGGGGGCGGGGGGCTCGGTGACCCGCCTCGATGGCTCAGTGCTCGAGTACAACAAGCCGGATATCCTCAATCCCTGGTTTGTGGCGCGGGCCTGA
- a CDS encoding YciI family protein translates to MWYLIYSEDAAGSLPQRKLARPAHLARLQALQDEGRLLTAGPNPAIDAEDPADAGFTGSTVIAEFTSLTEAKAWADADPYVAAGVCARVTIKPYKKVF, encoded by the coding sequence ATGTGGTATCTGATCTACTCCGAAGACGCCGCGGGCAGCCTGCCCCAGCGTAAATTGGCCCGTCCCGCTCACCTGGCCCGTCTGCAGGCGCTGCAGGATGAGGGGCGCCTGCTGACCGCCGGCCCCAACCCGGCCATCGACGCCGAGGATCCGGCCGATGCGGGCTTCACCGGCAGCACTGTGATCGCCGAATTCACCAGCCTGACCGAGGCCAAGGCCTGGGCCGATGCCGATCCCTATGTGGCGGCAGGCGTCTGCGCCAGGGTCACCATCAAGCCCTACAAAAAGGTGTTCTGA